One window from the genome of Paenibacillus azoreducens encodes:
- a CDS encoding diaminopimelate dehydrogenase yields the protein MKQINIGIVGYGNLGKGVEKAIRQNPDLQLEAIFTRREPQGVQASVPVLHISEAEKYVGKIDVMILCGGSATDLPEQGPEFAKLFNTVDSFDTHARIPEYFATVDAAASAAGHVSVISTGWDPGLFSLNRMLAEAILPEGKEYTFWGRGVSQGHSDAIRRVEGVKNGVQYTIPVEAAVAKVRAGENPELTTRQKHLRECFVVAEEGADLARIEKEIKEMPNYFSDYDTTVNFISEEELKANHSAMPHGGTVLRSGRTGENSTQIIEFGLKLDSNPEFTASVLVAYARAAAKLSAQGDKGAKTVFDIPFGLLSPKSAEQLRKELL from the coding sequence ATGAAACAGATTAACATTGGTATTGTAGGCTACGGAAATTTGGGCAAAGGCGTGGAAAAAGCAATCCGCCAAAACCCTGATCTTCAGCTTGAAGCGATCTTTACCCGGCGGGAGCCGCAGGGCGTACAGGCAAGCGTTCCAGTTTTACATATCTCGGAAGCGGAAAAATACGTCGGTAAAATTGACGTCATGATCCTGTGCGGAGGATCGGCAACCGATTTGCCTGAACAAGGACCGGAGTTCGCCAAGCTTTTCAATACAGTTGACAGCTTCGATACGCATGCGCGCATTCCTGAGTATTTTGCGACGGTGGATGCCGCAGCTTCTGCCGCTGGACATGTCAGCGTTATCTCCACAGGTTGGGACCCGGGCCTCTTCTCGCTGAACCGCATGCTTGCGGAAGCGATTTTGCCTGAAGGCAAAGAATACACGTTCTGGGGCCGTGGCGTCAGCCAAGGTCACTCCGATGCCATCCGCCGCGTGGAAGGCGTTAAAAACGGCGTGCAGTACACGATTCCGGTGGAAGCGGCGGTGGCTAAAGTGCGTGCCGGCGAAAATCCGGAACTGACAACCCGCCAAAAGCATCTGCGCGAATGTTTTGTCGTGGCCGAAGAAGGCGCGGACCTGGCCCGGATTGAAAAAGAAATTAAAGAAATGCCGAATTACTTCTCCGACTATGATACAACGGTTAACTTTATCAGCGAAGAAGAGCTGAAAGCCAACCATTCGGCGATGCCTCACGGCGGTACCGTGCTTCGCAGCGGACGTACCGGCGAGAACAGCACGCAAATCATCGAATTCGGCCTGAAGCTCGACAGTAATCCGGAGTTTACGGCCAGCGTGCTGGTCGCTTATGCGCGTGCGGCGGCAAAGCTGTCCGCTCAAGGAGACAAAGGCGCCAAAACGGTATTCGATATTCCGTTCGGCCTGCTGTCGCCTAAATCGGCAGAGCAGCTGCGCAAGGAATTGCTGTAA
- a CDS encoding DUF2207 domain-containing protein — MKKWMLTLAAFVLIMVMTGCRETGYSMDRADVKAHIMPDGDLYVEELFTYSFQGSFKGTTRYVAADHNDIEFFEAYAPPKGKKLGKFSYENLERLKTEWDKDNDTYYTYNAAKDEVKQVYYRYRIHQAAVKYSDIGKLDWSFFKKNEQDIANVTVDVYLPSSYNPANVHAFLHDRTGGKLTTGGESAAHYENPELSQYGDAEIRIFFPQEQMPLMVESDDQASYQKLLASEQKYQERIDARDAFMQKADGPIQALIVISLFGSVMYSLSWRKIKAWLSRREVTEEELQQLDPLLKSYIWRKGKLKQKDFVAGLISLKRRGLVTVKEVSASKRFLEEPTAPDMTLQFTYHGTLEQLNEADRHLIQWLFSKRNNTWVFQLDSVAGPTFKEKEHPERLTYYRQAAKKHEERFKEWKKIISDIEPYSREVRVNKLSGWLVPLMVILHYGLLLYLFYADAASRLEVILVAVIVGIFGAVACLKHRSKLWIILYFVACFAAGTQLAYEKVADNYLILALCSMLFAVLVPRHVLSATMLRYRYALKAWKKKVKKGDDFWTGSETDVERNAENAVLIGMIPEYMKNMNTKRQEGATAYAAAAPILFSVNFLSSLQYTQSNLNFTPPSSSTGSGSSYSASGGSGGGGGTGAF, encoded by the coding sequence ATGAAGAAATGGATGCTGACGCTGGCGGCTTTTGTGCTGATCATGGTGATGACCGGCTGCCGGGAGACAGGTTATTCCATGGATCGAGCGGATGTGAAGGCCCATATTATGCCTGATGGCGATTTGTACGTAGAAGAACTGTTTACTTATTCGTTTCAAGGCAGTTTTAAGGGAACGACGAGGTATGTCGCTGCGGATCATAACGATATCGAGTTTTTTGAAGCCTATGCCCCGCCGAAAGGCAAAAAGCTGGGGAAATTCTCCTATGAAAATCTCGAGCGTCTGAAAACGGAATGGGATAAGGACAATGATACGTATTACACATACAATGCGGCCAAGGATGAGGTCAAGCAGGTGTATTACCGCTACCGGATTCATCAGGCTGCCGTAAAATACAGCGACATAGGGAAGCTGGACTGGAGTTTTTTCAAAAAAAACGAACAGGACATAGCCAATGTCACCGTGGATGTGTACCTTCCTTCAAGCTACAATCCGGCCAATGTTCATGCCTTTCTGCATGACCGGACAGGCGGAAAACTGACGACAGGAGGTGAGTCGGCTGCTCATTACGAAAATCCGGAGCTGTCCCAATACGGCGATGCAGAAATAAGGATCTTTTTTCCGCAGGAGCAGATGCCGCTCATGGTCGAAAGCGATGATCAGGCATCCTACCAAAAACTGCTGGCATCCGAGCAGAAATATCAGGAGCGGATAGATGCCCGGGACGCGTTCATGCAAAAAGCGGATGGTCCAATTCAGGCGCTGATCGTTATCAGTCTTTTCGGCAGCGTGATGTACTCCCTCTCCTGGAGAAAAATAAAAGCGTGGCTCAGCCGCCGCGAAGTTACGGAGGAGGAACTGCAGCAGCTTGATCCTCTGCTCAAATCCTATATATGGCGAAAAGGAAAATTGAAGCAAAAAGATTTTGTGGCCGGGCTTATTTCCCTAAAAAGACGCGGTTTGGTTACGGTAAAGGAAGTTTCCGCATCCAAGCGTTTTTTGGAGGAACCTACGGCGCCGGATATGACGCTGCAGTTTACTTACCATGGTACTTTGGAGCAGCTTAATGAGGCGGATCGCCATTTGATCCAGTGGCTTTTCAGCAAAAGGAACAATACTTGGGTATTCCAGTTGGATTCTGTAGCCGGGCCGACATTCAAGGAAAAGGAACACCCCGAGCGGCTGACCTATTACCGCCAAGCAGCGAAAAAGCATGAGGAACGGTTCAAAGAATGGAAAAAGATCATTTCAGACATAGAGCCGTACTCGCGCGAGGTCAGGGTTAACAAGCTTTCCGGATGGCTGGTGCCGCTGATGGTCATCTTACATTACGGGTTGCTGCTTTATCTTTTTTATGCCGATGCCGCCTCCCGTCTGGAGGTTATATTAGTGGCAGTTATAGTGGGCATTTTCGGCGCTGTCGCTTGTTTGAAACATCGCTCCAAGCTTTGGATCATCCTTTATTTCGTTGCTTGTTTTGCCGCCGGAACCCAGTTGGCTTACGAGAAAGTGGCGGACAACTATTTGATTTTGGCGCTCTGCTCGATGCTGTTTGCGGTCCTTGTTCCCAGACATGTCTTGTCTGCAACGATGCTGCGGTACCGGTATGCGCTTAAGGCATGGAAGAAGAAGGTTAAAAAAGGCGATGATTTTTGGACGGGGAGCGAAACCGATGTGGAAAGGAATGCGGAGAATGCGGTTTTGATCGGCATGATTCCGGAATATATGAAAAACATGAACACCAAGAGACAGGAAGGAGCGACCGCATATGCGGCTGCGGCTCCGATTCTCTTCAGCGTCAATTTTCTATCTTCGCTGCAATATACGCAAAGTAATCTTAACTTTACGCCCCCAAGTTCTTCCACCGGTTCGGGAAGCAGCTACAGCGCCAGCGGCGGAAGCGGCGGCGGGGGAGGTACAGGGGCTTTTTAG
- a CDS encoding AAA family ATPase → MLDPRSLYLRSMMLKREEVPSFRRYPFNLPAVHDFASLSFRQPVTFIVGENGSGKSTLLEAMAIAWGFNPEGGTVNFAFETQASHSELHQYLRLARGTTRPKDGFFFRAESYYNVATNIDRLDAEESFGPPIRDSYGGKSLHEQSHGESFFAAFMHRFGGRGLYLMDEPEAALSPLKQLSMLSRIHQLVAKRSQFVIATHSPILMSYPHAEIWLLDEKGMRQVELEETEHYIITRKMMNNREQMLDILLEEEY, encoded by the coding sequence ATGTTAGACCCGCGCTCATTATATCTGCGGAGCATGATGCTGAAGAGGGAAGAGGTGCCTTCGTTTCGGAGATATCCTTTTAATTTGCCTGCGGTTCACGATTTTGCCAGCCTGTCATTTCGCCAGCCGGTGACCTTTATTGTGGGGGAAAACGGTTCGGGAAAGTCGACGCTGCTCGAAGCGATGGCCATCGCCTGGGGTTTTAATCCCGAGGGAGGAACGGTCAACTTCGCTTTTGAAACTCAGGCCTCCCATTCGGAACTGCATCAATATCTGCGCTTGGCCAGGGGGACGACAAGGCCGAAGGATGGCTTCTTCTTCCGGGCGGAAAGCTATTATAACGTAGCAACGAATATTGACCGGTTGGATGCCGAGGAGAGCTTCGGCCCTCCCATCAGGGATTCGTATGGCGGCAAATCGCTTCACGAGCAGTCTCATGGCGAAAGTTTTTTTGCCGCTTTCATGCATCGGTTCGGAGGCAGGGGGCTGTATCTGATGGACGAACCGGAAGCCGCCTTGTCTCCGCTGAAGCAGCTGTCTATGCTGTCCCGCATACATCAGCTGGTCGCCAAGCGGTCGCAATTCGTGATCGCAACGCATTCGCCGATTCTGATGTCCTATCCGCATGCTGAAATATGGCTGCTGGATGAAAAGGGCATGCGCCAGGTAGAGCTGGAGGAAACAGAGCATTATATCATCACACGGAAAATGATGAATAACCGCGAGCAGATGCTGGATATTTTGCTGGAAGAAGAGTATTGA
- the ltrA gene encoding group II intron reverse transcriptase/maturase produces MNAVKPANYAKAKAQELQDKLYLAAKENPKRRFHALYDKIYREDILWEAWRRVKSNKGSGGIDGITIDHIVKVYGAERFVEEIREKLISGTYHPLPARRKEIAKSDGKLRPLGIPSIIDRVVQMATKIVTEPIFEADFKDCSYGFRPKRSQHGAIRHIRREVRKGVYWVVDVDIKGYFDNIQHEKLMKLVEQRISDRRILKLMWKWLKAGFVKDDQFYETDLGSPQGSVISPLLSNIYLNYLDTIWENKFTELGAIVRYADDLVILCKTKEQAMKSIDVLKAVFSKLEIQINTSKSKLINLWDDKRGFDFLGMHHRKIPKQVKGVDRYMLRSYPSKKAMKNMKEKVKEVTEPRNRLFWTMNRMVEELNPKIQGWRNYYAIDSFADLFLNKIDWYIRKRLTLFWNKKRNRHKKHSKSRVASIVAQHSGLKKLVG; encoded by the coding sequence GTGAATGCAGTCAAACCTGCTAACTACGCCAAAGCCAAAGCTCAAGAACTTCAAGACAAGCTATATCTTGCCGCCAAGGAAAATCCTAAGCGAAGGTTTCATGCACTCTACGACAAGATTTATCGGGAAGATATTCTTTGGGAAGCATGGAGACGAGTCAAAAGCAATAAGGGCAGTGGAGGTATCGATGGAATAACGATTGATCACATCGTGAAGGTATACGGGGCGGAGCGGTTCGTGGAAGAAATCCGTGAAAAACTGATTTCGGGAACGTATCATCCACTACCGGCCAGACGCAAAGAGATAGCCAAGTCGGACGGAAAACTTCGCCCGCTTGGAATTCCTTCTATAATCGATCGCGTTGTGCAAATGGCAACCAAAATCGTAACTGAGCCGATCTTCGAAGCGGATTTCAAGGATTGCTCCTATGGATTCCGACCCAAACGAAGCCAACATGGTGCCATTCGCCATATCCGACGAGAGGTCAGAAAAGGCGTATATTGGGTAGTAGATGTTGATATTAAAGGCTACTTTGACAACATTCAACATGAAAAGCTGATGAAGCTTGTGGAGCAAAGAATAAGCGACAGAAGAATACTCAAGCTGATGTGGAAATGGCTGAAGGCAGGATTCGTAAAAGATGATCAGTTCTACGAAACCGACCTCGGAAGCCCTCAAGGCTCAGTCATAAGTCCGTTACTTTCAAATATCTACCTGAACTACCTCGACACGATCTGGGAAAACAAATTCACTGAACTTGGCGCCATCGTTCGATACGCGGACGATCTAGTCATCCTGTGCAAAACCAAAGAGCAAGCGATGAAATCGATAGATGTACTGAAAGCTGTATTTAGCAAACTTGAGATACAGATCAATACATCCAAATCCAAGCTCATCAACCTATGGGACGATAAGAGGGGATTCGACTTTCTGGGCATGCATCACCGAAAAATTCCAAAGCAGGTGAAGGGTGTGGATCGCTATATGTTGCGAAGTTACCCCTCGAAGAAAGCCATGAAGAATATGAAGGAAAAGGTAAAGGAAGTCACTGAGCCGCGTAATCGACTATTCTGGACAATGAACAGAATGGTCGAAGAACTCAACCCGAAGATTCAAGGGTGGAGAAATTACTACGCGATAGATTCTTTTGCTGATCTATTTCTGAATAAAATCGACTGGTACATTCGGAAAAGGTTGACCTTGTTTTGGAACAAGAAACGTAATCGTCATAAGAAGCACAGTAAATCCAGAGTCGCGAGCATTGTTGCGCAGCATTCGGGATTAAAGAAACTTGTAGGATAG
- the ptsP gene encoding phosphoenolpyruvate--protein phosphotransferase — protein MSHLLTGVPASPGIAIAKAYRLESEGSVPQRKAVDDIAAEKKRLKEAVEAAKADIDRIREETLERLGPPKAEIFEAHLFLLEDPDLIDAAMDQIESEGINAEYALHEVASGIMEALRSMDNEMLRERAADVKDITGRVITKLEGREHIALSELNSETILIAKDLTPSDTAQLNLEFVRGFVTEIGSRTSHSAIMARSLELAAVVGAGSDASGIRTGDMVILDATAGQVIVNPSDRQLEEYSVRKREYEEYQIRMRSYVERPSVTADGAQVELASNIGGIDDLEKVLANGADGIGLFRTEFLYMGRTTFPTEEEQYSVYKHVLEKMGGKRVVIRTLDIGGDKELSYLQLPKENNPFLGLRAIRLCLERKNLFRIQLRALLRASVHGKLAIMFPMIAVLSELQEAKRILAEERAKLEQEGIPVSHSLEVGIMIEIPAAALAADILAKEVDFFSIGTNDLIQYTMAADRMNESVSYLYQPHHPSILRLVQLVIQAANRNGKWAGMCGEMAGDSAAIPLLLGLGLHEFSMSASSVLPARELVSRLSKQEWSRLTEQALGMSSQQEVLDFVNQQLRSEA, from the coding sequence ATGAGCCATCTGTTGACAGGCGTTCCCGCATCGCCGGGCATTGCCATTGCCAAAGCTTACCGGCTGGAATCGGAGGGATCCGTACCGCAGCGGAAAGCGGTCGATGACATTGCGGCCGAGAAAAAGCGGTTAAAGGAAGCCGTCGAAGCGGCAAAAGCCGATATCGACAGGATCCGGGAAGAGACACTGGAGCGGCTTGGTCCGCCAAAGGCCGAAATTTTCGAGGCGCATTTGTTTCTTCTTGAGGACCCCGACCTGATTGATGCCGCGATGGACCAGATCGAGAGTGAAGGCATCAACGCAGAATATGCGTTGCATGAAGTGGCATCGGGAATCATGGAGGCTCTGCGTTCCATGGATAATGAGATGCTACGTGAACGGGCGGCGGACGTAAAAGATATTACCGGGCGGGTGATCACTAAGCTTGAGGGGCGTGAGCACATCGCGCTCTCCGAACTGAACAGCGAAACGATCCTGATCGCCAAGGATTTGACCCCTTCGGATACTGCCCAATTGAATCTGGAATTTGTGCGCGGATTCGTGACAGAAATTGGAAGTCGCACTTCCCATTCCGCTATTATGGCGCGTTCGTTGGAACTGGCAGCCGTTGTCGGCGCGGGGTCGGACGCTTCCGGGATCCGCACGGGAGACATGGTCATTCTGGATGCGACCGCAGGTCAGGTGATCGTGAACCCGTCGGACCGGCAGCTGGAGGAATATTCGGTACGCAAGCGGGAATATGAGGAGTATCAAATCCGGATGCGCAGCTATGTGGAACGTCCATCGGTCACTGCGGACGGCGCCCAAGTCGAGCTTGCAAGCAATATTGGCGGCATCGATGACCTTGAGAAGGTGCTCGCGAATGGAGCTGACGGCATCGGTCTGTTCCGAACGGAATTTCTGTATATGGGCCGCACCACGTTCCCGACCGAAGAAGAACAGTATTCCGTTTATAAACATGTGTTGGAAAAAATGGGCGGCAAACGTGTCGTGATCCGCACATTGGACATTGGAGGAGACAAGGAGCTGTCCTATCTGCAGCTGCCGAAGGAAAACAATCCGTTTCTAGGCCTTCGCGCCATCCGCCTGTGTCTCGAGCGCAAGAATTTATTCCGCATCCAACTAAGAGCGCTGCTCCGGGCAAGCGTGCACGGCAAACTCGCGATCATGTTTCCGATGATCGCCGTCCTGAGCGAACTTCAGGAAGCCAAGCGGATACTTGCTGAAGAAAGAGCCAAGCTGGAGCAGGAGGGGATCCCGGTGTCTCACTCCCTGGAGGTCGGCATCATGATCGAAATTCCCGCCGCAGCCCTGGCGGCCGATATTTTGGCCAAGGAAGTGGACTTCTTCAGCATCGGCACCAACGATCTGATCCAGTATACGATGGCGGCGGACCGCATGAACGAATCGGTCTCCTACTTATATCAGCCGCATCACCCATCGATTCTTCGCCTGGTGCAGCTGGTCATTCAGGCGGCCAATCGGAACGGAAAATGGGCCGGCATGTGCGGAGAGATGGCTGGTGATTCAGCAGCGATTCCGCTGCTGCTTGGTCTGGGACTGCATGAGTTCAGCATGAGCGCGTCATCCGTCCTTCCGGCACGGGAGCTGGTCTCCCGCTTGTCCAAGCAGGAATGGTCCCGGCTGACGGAACAGGCGCTTGGCATGAGCTCGCAGCAAGAGGTGCTTGATTTTGTAAACCAACAACTTAGGAGTGAAGCATAA
- a CDS encoding rhodanese-related sulfurtransferase yields the protein MTASKDYRILLYYKFVNIPDPEQFTAEHLQYCKDLGVKGRILIASEGINGTLSGTVEQTEKYMNDLKANPLFSDVFFKIDEADGHAFKKIFVRHKKELVTFRYEKPLDPNVIGGKRLSPKEWHDLLERDDVVVIDGRNDYEYDIGHFRGAIRPEVESFREFPEWIRNNLSEYKDKKVLTYCTGGIRCEKLTGFLIHEGFQDVNQLEGGIVTYGKDPEVKGRLWDGKCYVFDERISVPINRTDEDVVIAKCHHCGKTEDRYINCANPVCNKQHVCCTDCEEEHQSFCSDECREAVLGVKA from the coding sequence ATGACAGCATCAAAAGATTACCGCATTTTGCTATATTATAAGTTCGTGAATATCCCTGATCCGGAGCAGTTTACCGCGGAACATCTGCAATACTGCAAGGATCTTGGCGTCAAAGGACGCATTTTGATCGCGTCTGAAGGGATTAACGGCACATTGTCCGGAACAGTGGAACAAACCGAAAAATATATGAATGACCTGAAAGCCAATCCTCTGTTCTCCGACGTCTTCTTTAAAATCGACGAAGCCGACGGCCATGCGTTCAAGAAAATTTTCGTGCGCCATAAAAAGGAACTCGTAACGTTCCGTTACGAAAAACCGCTTGACCCGAACGTAATCGGCGGAAAAAGACTTTCACCGAAGGAATGGCATGATTTGCTGGAGAGAGATGACGTCGTCGTCATCGACGGCCGCAATGACTATGAATACGACATCGGTCATTTCAGAGGCGCCATCCGTCCCGAGGTCGAATCTTTCCGCGAGTTTCCCGAGTGGATCCGCAACAACCTTAGCGAGTACAAGGACAAAAAAGTATTAACCTACTGCACGGGCGGCATTCGCTGCGAGAAGCTGACCGGATTCCTTATCCATGAGGGCTTCCAAGATGTTAACCAGCTTGAAGGCGGCATCGTCACCTACGGCAAGGACCCTGAAGTAAAAGGTCGCCTGTGGGATGGAAAATGTTACGTCTTCGACGAACGCATTTCGGTGCCGATCAACCGTACCGATGAAGACGTGGTTATTGCCAAATGCCATCACTGCGGCAAAACGGAAGACCGCTACATCAACTGCGCGAATCCGGTGTGCAACAAACAACATGTTTGCTGCACGGACTGCGAAGAAGAGCACCAATCCTTCTGCTCCGACGAGTGCAGGGAAGCCGTGCTCGGCGTAAAAGCGTAA
- a CDS encoding HPr family phosphocarrier protein, producing MVSQTFTVIHPQGFHVRPAKLFVEKANTFPCKVTLFKGEKKANGKSSLGLLTLGISRGDEIRLEADGDQEEQALHELGHMLTKIYEE from the coding sequence ATGGTATCCCAAACTTTTACTGTCATCCACCCGCAAGGGTTTCACGTCCGTCCAGCCAAGCTATTCGTGGAAAAGGCCAATACATTCCCGTGTAAGGTCACCTTGTTCAAGGGCGAGAAGAAAGCCAATGGAAAAAGCTCTCTTGGTCTGTTGACACTGGGAATTTCAAGGGGGGACGAAATCCGTCTGGAAGCCGACGGCGATCAGGAGGAGCAGGCCTTGCATGAGCTCGGCCACATGCTTACGAAAATTTACGAGGAATAG
- a CDS encoding mannitol-1-phosphate 5-dehydrogenase, giving the protein MKALHFGAGNIGRGFIGLLLSQSGYEVVFSDVNESLVRSLQERGSYTVTIADENGERIPVHGVRAIDGRDLALVAEEVATADLVTTAVGVPILKHIAPGIAAGIKLRMKRGGSSLHIIACENAIGASTQLKEHVMGLLSLEEKQQAASIAAFPDSAVDRIVPLQHHEDPLAVTVEPFYEWVINRSQMFPGAKEISGVHYVDDLIPYIERKLFTVNTGHCSAAYAGYRKRYDTIQEAMKDEEVVGLVTGALQETGSMLVRAYGFDAAEHEAYIHKIVDRFRNPYLSDEVIRVGRSPIRKLSPDDRLVRPALRAWEQGGNIGHLTKVMALALKFDYAGDPEAARLQGLIGEKGVRRAFAEVSGLESDHALTQRVMDDYER; this is encoded by the coding sequence ATGAAGGCTCTTCACTTTGGCGCAGGCAATATCGGCAGAGGATTTATCGGTCTGCTGCTGTCGCAGTCGGGATACGAAGTTGTCTTCTCCGACGTCAATGAATCGTTGGTCCGGTCGCTGCAGGAACGTGGATCTTATACCGTAACCATCGCGGACGAAAATGGGGAGCGTATCCCCGTTCACGGAGTACGTGCCATTGACGGCCGGGACCTTGCTCTGGTTGCTGAGGAGGTTGCGACGGCCGATTTGGTTACGACGGCGGTCGGCGTTCCGATCCTGAAGCATATTGCGCCGGGCATTGCCGCAGGGATCAAGCTTCGCATGAAGCGAGGAGGTTCTTCGCTTCATATCATTGCATGCGAGAATGCCATCGGGGCCAGCACCCAGCTGAAGGAACATGTTATGGGTCTGCTATCTTTGGAAGAGAAGCAGCAGGCGGCTTCGATCGCAGCTTTTCCGGATTCGGCGGTGGACCGTATCGTGCCGCTTCAGCATCATGAAGATCCGCTTGCCGTTACGGTGGAGCCCTTCTATGAATGGGTCATCAACCGCTCCCAAATGTTCCCGGGTGCGAAGGAAATCAGCGGGGTTCATTACGTTGACGACTTGATTCCTTACATCGAGCGGAAGCTGTTTACCGTGAATACCGGCCACTGCAGTGCAGCCTATGCCGGTTACCGCAAAAGGTATGACACCATTCAGGAAGCCATGAAGGATGAAGAGGTGGTTGGCCTCGTTACCGGAGCGCTGCAGGAAACGGGAAGCATGCTGGTGCGTGCCTACGGCTTCGACGCTGCGGAGCATGAAGCTTATATCCACAAAATTGTAGACCGTTTCCGCAACCCTTATTTAAGTGATGAGGTTATCCGGGTCGGCCGTTCTCCAATTCGCAAGCTTTCGCCTGATGACCGTCTGGTGCGGCCGGCACTTCGGGCTTGGGAGCAGGGAGGAAACATCGGACATTTGACAAAGGTGATGGCGCTTGCGCTCAAATTCGATTACGCGGGGGATCCGGAGGCAGCCCGGCTGCAGGGTCTGATCGGAGAGAAGGGCGTACGCCGGGCGTTTGCCGAAGTGAGCGGGCTTGAATCCGATCATGCTCTGACCCAGCGCGTCATGGACGATTATGAACGGTGA
- a CDS encoding PTS sugar transporter subunit IIA — translation MSILSADQIRLKVKVSDKYEAIRMAGQMLVDGGHADYEYIEKMIERENALSTYMGAGLAIPHGTNEAKGMIKSTGLAVLQIPDGVDFGGDEPAVLVVGIAAQNGEHMDILTSVAMVCSDEDSMEAIRTAKTAEEILGIFESGMEE, via the coding sequence ATGAGCATTTTATCCGCAGATCAAATCCGTTTAAAGGTGAAAGTATCCGACAAATACGAAGCCATTCGCATGGCCGGCCAGATGCTGGTCGACGGCGGTCACGCGGATTATGAATATATCGAGAAAATGATAGAACGCGAAAATGCGCTCTCAACCTATATGGGCGCCGGGCTCGCCATTCCCCACGGTACCAATGAAGCCAAAGGGATGATCAAATCCACCGGGCTTGCCGTGCTGCAAATCCCGGATGGAGTTGATTTCGGCGGCGACGAGCCGGCCGTGCTGGTGGTCGGAATCGCCGCGCAAAACGGCGAACATATGGATATTCTGACCAGCGTCGCCATGGTATGCTCGGATGAGGACAGCATGGAAGCCATCCGTACGGCGAAGACTGCGGAAGAAATATTGGGCATTTTTGAAAGCGGGATGGAAGAATGA